The following coding sequences lie in one Spinacia oleracea cultivar Varoflay chromosome 1, BTI_SOV_V1, whole genome shotgun sequence genomic window:
- the LOC130472416 gene encoding uncharacterized protein, whose product MADWSMLPSDLLREIALKSNTIKDLIYFSAVCQSWNDVFSKVKPDWNTIKSLPWLLLAEPKPESLPWLLPKPKPKPEPKRKPEPKRKPKRKPKPKPYNDSTTQPKSGRRNILSMDENKCYKLMVPQTFGKQCWGSEHGWIVMFDADKKAELFNPITKSQLSLPSLQTLPSYPVTHDNYYYYDDDDDYYIDIDDDDYVYTIDSKKLFNMKELVSKATVLKIPNVDELVVMVIHYPQNNLAFARPGDKSWTPVLTSCTDRYLKVYYVMSWNERMVILYRDGSLAYCEIGTCKPETFTSLPKGMLREIVNKQQGDAYVVELGGDLLVVFRYRRYTIKYAPYEYHTTHFEVYKHVWNTTMSWEKVDDLGDFLLFIGHNFSTALHISMAPNCQRNAIYFVDDETYSWRMEYKQGRGHDTGMFDMASGQVIPFYQGRDKISKLFSPVWFTPKF is encoded by the coding sequence ATGGCTGATTGGAGTATGTTGCCATCTGATCTTCTGAGAGAAATTGCACTGAAATCGAATACAATCAAGGACTTGATATATTTCTCAGCGGTTTGTCAATCGTGGAATGATGTTTTCTCTAAGGTTAAACCTGATTGGAATACCATTAAATCACTTCCGTGGTTGCTGCTAGCTGAGCCCAAGCCCGAGTCACTGCCGTGGTTGCTGCCCAAGCCCAAACCCAAGCCCGAACCCAAGCGCAAGCCCGAACCCAAGCGCAAGCCCAAACGCAAGCCCAAGCCCAAGCCCTATAATGATAGCACTACTCAACCGAAGTCAGGTCGCAGGAATATTTTGAGTATGGATGAAAACAAGTGTTATAAATTGATGGTTCCACAGACCTTTGGGAAACAATGCTGGGGTTCTGAACATGGATGGATTGTCATGTTTGACGCTGACAAGAAAGCTGAGTTATTTAATCCTATTACTAAATCTCAACTAAGTCTCCCTTCCCTCCAAACCTTGCCGTCTTACCCAGTTACCCATGACAATTACTATTACTATGACGATGACGATGACTACTACATCGACATCGACGACGACGACTATGTCTATACTATTGATTCTAAGAAATTATTCAATATGAAAGAGTTGGTGTCCAAGGCCACTGTATTAAAGATTCCTAACGTTGATGAATTAGTTGTAATGGTGATCCATTATCCCCAGAACAATTTAGCATTCGCTCGGCCCGGAGACAAATCATGGACACCGGTACTTACTTCATGTACCGATAGATACTTGAAGGTTTATTACGTCATGAGTTGGAATGAAAGAATGGTGATTTTGTATAGAGATGGATCACTTGCTTATTGTGAAATTGGTACTTGTAAGCCGGAAACTTTTACTTCTCTTCCAAAAGGTATGTTGCGAGAAATAGTAAATAAACAGCAGGGGGATGCGTATGTGGTGGAGTTAGGTGGTGATTTACTTGTAGTGTTCCGTTACAGACGTTACACAATAAAGTATGCTCCTTATGAGTATCATACCACTCATTTCGAAGTTTATAAACATGTTTGGAACACAACAATGTCTTGGGAGAAAGTTGATGATTTGGGtgattttttgttatttattggtCACAACTTTTCTACGGCTCTTCATATATCAATGGCTCCTAATTGTCAAAGGAATGCGATATACTTTGTTGATGATGAAACATATTCGTGGCGTATGGAATACAAACAAGGTCGCGGACATGATACGGGTATGTTTGATATGGCATCTGGACAAGTTATACCCTTTTACCAAGGCCGTGATAAAATTTCCAAGTTATTTTCTCCTGTATGGTTTACTCCAAAGTTTTAG